The DNA sequence AAAAATACTGTAGATAGGAGCTTTGACATATAAAAAGCTGGTGCCTGTCAAGGCAAAGGTGAGCAGGATGATTCCAACTTGCCAACCTGATTTTACTTGCCATCTATCCTTGAGTTTGTCTATCCAGTTCATAAGTATATTGTTTGGGCAGTCTAGTCTATCTTCTAACTTACATAAGAGATGAAGTCTTCCTGCAAATCATCCAAGCCATTCATTTTTAGGTATACCCTTGCCGTAGTGGCAACATCTTTATTGCAATAGTGTCCAATTCTGACAAGGTTGTCCTCTTCATAATAAACACTACTCACCTGACTTCCATCTATATCATCTTTTGGTGTAGGAATGTCAAATGCTGCTGAAAGTAAATCAAGGGATGTGAAACTTTTAAAGTCGCCAAATTTCCATAACTCCATTGTATCAATGTGCTGTATTTCCCAAGGCTTCTTACCTGAGAGTTGTAAGCTGGAAGGAATCTGTACCCCATTGATTAGCATACGTCGGCAGATGTAAGGAAAGTCAAATTCCTTTCCGTTGTGGGCTACGTACTTGAGTTTTCTTTCATCAAATTTATCAGTCACCAATGATTTGAACGTCTCCAACAATGCTTTTTCATCATCATTAGTAATTGCCTTGACCCTTAAGGCAAGCTGCTCACCTTTCAAATAAAAGACCCCTATACTGATACAAACGATC is a window from the Limibacter armeniacum genome containing:
- a CDS encoding 3'-5' exonuclease, producing MNFDTLKHLVFLDIETVRGKASFNELSERMQQLWQKKALQLNNEVNAEELYYDKAGIYAEFGKIVCISIGVFYLKGEQLALRVKAITNDDEKALLETFKSLVTDKFDERKLKYVAHNGKEFDFPYICRRMLINGVQIPSSLQLSGKKPWEIQHIDTMELWKFGDFKSFTSLDLLSAAFDIPTPKDDIDGSQVSSVYYEEDNLVRIGHYCNKDVATTARVYLKMNGLDDLQEDFISYVS